One Dictyostelium discoideum AX4 chromosome 3 chromosome, whole genome shotgun sequence genomic region harbors:
- a CDS encoding poly polymerase, catalytic region domain-containing protein (Similar to ADP-ribose) codes for MGRVKMSETFSYWIEDNIYPKKWDIIYKQRENQVFLIKINKGSSEYIIVSERFNETMSNSFEIIKIERIQNKSLWRNFDESRKRLNEKYQVSNLDFLESTLFHGTRANDPKLIFSSKVGFDIGKSSFGNYGIGLYFALNASYSNNYSFEESPTSGCKQMFLCRVLLGNSAPPTQKELKNDSTQDSIKGPGGEMFILKSNHTAYPDYLISYRQKVIVNNNTNNNNKNKNKNNNKNNNKNIKIQNENKNENKIENKNENENQFDNYGFNTNFSQNLYDKYGLKYPSQEKPKPGFFTPNKELEYEIFPLLFEKNEKEEELEELEDYQLALLLSTSSLGSK; via the exons ATGGGAAGGG taaaaatgaGTGAAACATTTTCTTATTGGATAGAAGATAATATATATCCTAAAAAATGggatattatttataaacaaaGAGAAAAtcaagtttttttaattaaaattaataaaggaTCAAGTGAATATATAATAGTTTCAGAAAGATTTAATGAAACTATGAgtaattcatttgaaattattaaaatagaaagaattcaaaataaaagtttatgGAGAAATTTTGATGAATCAAGAAAAAGGTTAAATGAGAAATATCAAGTTTCAAATTTAGATTTCCTTGAAAGTACTTTATTCCATGGCACTAGAGCTAATGatccaaaattaatattttcatcaaaagTTGGATTCGATATCGGTAAATCTTCATTTGGTAATTATGGCATTGGTTTATATTTTGCATTAAATGCAAGTTATTCCAATAATTATAGTTTTGAAGAATCACCAACCAGTGGTTGTAAACAAATGTTTCTATGTAGAGTATTATTAGGCAATAGTGCACCTCCAActcaaaaagaattaaaaaatgatagtACTCAAGATAGTATAAAAGGACCAGGAGGTGAAATgttcattttaaaatcaaatcataCTGCATATcctgattatttaatttcataccGTCAAAAAGTAATCGTTAATAATAACactaacaacaataataaaaataaaaataaaaataataataaaaataataataaaaatattaaaattcaaaatgaaaataaaaatgaaaataaaattgaaaataaaaatgaaaatgaaaatcaatttgATAATTATGGTTTCAATACTAATTTTAGTCAAAATCTTTATGATAAATATGGTTTAAAATATCCAAGTCAAGAAAAACCAAAACCTGGATTTTTCACTCCAAATAAAGAATTGGAATATGAAATATTCCctcttttatttgaaaaaaatgaaaaagaagaagaattagAAGAATTAGAAGATTATCAATTagctttattattatcaactaGTTCTTTAGGGTCAAAAtag